A single genomic interval of uncultured Pseudodesulfovibrio sp. harbors:
- a CDS encoding RHS repeat-associated core domain-containing protein: MTVPYSYELSHDPQGRIIEKIEKVAGEPVTWTYAYDKAGCLAKCERNGWPVCDCWYDRAGRRACDSFPKSVEGDLRRYEYDMDNRLSRAGKNSYMHDDNGFRSMWNHKGKYTLYEYAPDYCLLKADQKDAGRTFTFRHDDEGRRIAKYCNGELVEAYEWLDFIRLAEYRDGRNTYEFAYEDGERTPYAMRRDGGAVASLFHDQVGSLRVVADTSGNVIKAIQYDPFGGVIEDSNPGFKIPLGFAGGLHDRDLGFVRFGFRDYDTYTSRWTAPDPIGDAGGDSDWYGYCLDDPVNGVDPLGLFRFGKRGLGPLPLLGPFSNNPLDDRYNTEIAHEHGFYEDGSGNNVGLFKKGVVPNTENIRDYELEDKSYDDKRIRRVVKSLGDQEYNLLGIGGKKNNCQDYADKMRDRYGLLNRGDRQR, translated from the coding sequence ATGACTGTGCCGTACAGTTATGAGTTGAGCCACGACCCACAGGGTCGCATTATCGAGAAAATCGAAAAAGTAGCAGGCGAACCCGTCACATGGACCTACGCCTACGACAAGGCGGGCTGCCTCGCCAAATGCGAACGTAACGGCTGGCCCGTCTGCGATTGCTGGTATGACCGCGCCGGACGCCGTGCATGCGACAGCTTCCCCAAATCTGTGGAAGGCGATCTTCGCCGCTACGAATATGACATGGACAACCGCCTCTCGCGTGCCGGGAAAAACAGCTACATGCACGACGACAACGGCTTCCGCAGCATGTGGAACCACAAGGGCAAGTACACGCTCTATGAATACGCCCCGGATTATTGCCTGCTCAAGGCCGACCAGAAGGACGCGGGCCGCACCTTCACTTTCCGTCACGACGACGAAGGCCGCCGCATTGCAAAATACTGCAACGGCGAACTGGTCGAAGCGTATGAATGGCTCGATTTCATCCGCCTCGCCGAATACAGGGATGGCCGGAATACCTACGAATTCGCCTACGAAGACGGCGAGCGAACACCCTACGCCATGCGCCGTGACGGCGGGGCCGTAGCCTCCCTCTTCCACGATCAGGTCGGCAGCCTTCGCGTTGTTGCCGACACAAGCGGCAACGTGATAAAGGCTATCCAGTACGACCCGTTCGGCGGTGTCATAGAGGACAGCAATCCCGGCTTCAAAATCCCGCTCGGCTTCGCAGGTGGCTTGCATGACCGCGATCTGGGTTTCGTCAGGTTCGGATTTCGGGACTACGACACGTACACTTCGCGTTGGACTGCGCCCGATCCCATTGGTGACGCTGGCGGGGATTCGGACTGGTATGGGTATTGTCTGGATGATCCGGTCAACGGGGTGGACCCGTTGGGGTTATTTCGATTTGGAAAAAGAGGTTTGGGTCCTTTGCCGTTACTCGGACCTTTTTCAAACAACCCTCTTGATGACAGGTACAATACTGAAATCGCACATGAACACGGTTTCTATGAAGATGGTTCTGGCAACAATGTTGGGCTGTTCAAAAAAGGTGTAGTGCCCAATACGGAAAACATACGAGATTACGAATTGGAAGACAAAAGCTATGACGACAAACGTATACGACGTGTTGTTAAAAGCTTGGGAGATCAAGAGTATAATTTGCTGGGCATCGGTGGCAAAAAGAATAACTGTCAGGACTATGCAGACAAAATGCGTGACAGGTATGGGCTCTTGAATCGTGGAGATCGTCAACGCTAA